The genomic interval CTGGAATTCAACCAGTTTCCGATGCCCGCCACGGAAGAACAGCCGATTCAGCGGCAGATAGCGGAAAAAGTCGGACTGCCCGTATTTCATGGAAATAATAAAATGATCATTTTCCAACCCCCGGAAAACGGCATCGAAGGTATCCGGATTCCAGATGATATCCCCCACTTTACCAACGCCGACACTCCAGGTCCGGAAAATCAACTGCCGGTCAAATTCCTCAAAAACCGGGATCAAGGTCTCAATCATCCGGCGGGCCTGCAACGGACTCGAAAGCACCAGCCGGCTGTGGAAATCGCCCTCCACATCCAGTCCGTCCGCTTCGCCGATACGGACAATCAGACCGCCGACATTCGGAAAATCGGTGAAAAGCTGACGGCAGGCATCGGCCGCGAAACGCCGGATATCTTCGTCTTTGCTGCCGATGTGCTTTTCGATGGCACGGTTATAAAACAGCAGATCGGTGGTAATATACGGCGTAAGACCATGGCTCTCGGCAATCTCAAACAACGCACTGAAAAGCAGCCGGTATTCAAAAAGTTTGTTAACCAGTTCCGGCCCGTAAAAATCGAAAATACAAAGGTGCGCCAGATCATCGAGCGTGATGGCATTATAGCCCGCATCCGCCGCTTTGGTACAAAAGGTTTTGAAATCCTTCTGAATCTGTTTCGTTCGGTACGGGTTCAGCCCGCCGTCTTTTTCAAGATGAACAAAAGGGGCTTTCGACCAGTTGATCACCTCCTGGTCGCAGCCCCTGAAAAACGGCGAAATGCCGTCTATTAAAAACAGATCCATACAGATCGATTAACTTCGGGTTTTCGCAATACGTTCAACCTGTTTCAGATAATCTTCGATATCGGAACGCGGCTTGAGCTCATAGGCGCGGCGCAGCAACGGAAGAGCATCGGCATATTTCGCCTGCCCCACCAGCAGCTGTCCATGGTACAGCTTGGCTTCCGCTTCAAACTTTTCAATGGCTGCGGCTCGTTCATAGTAGAAAATGGCTTTTTCCGGCACATTGCGGCCATAGTGCTGAGCAAGCAGAATAAGGGCCTCGCCGTCGAGCGGATCGACCTCCACCACTTCCTCCAGAATGTCCACCACATCCCCCCCTCGCCACCGGCCACAGCCACACGCGCCTGCAGCTTCAACAGCTCCTTGAGATTGTCCTTATCCAGAGAGGTCTTCCGTTCCGAAACCCGGTTCAATATACGAACCGACTGTTCCAGAGATCCCCGGGCCGCCAGTATTTTTGCAGCCCGCAGGGCTTTTTCCGGCTCCGCCCCGTCATTGAGTTCATAGGCCCGCAGATAAGCATCGGCCGCCATATCCCAACGCTCCTCGTTCACATAAATATCGCCGAGCATGGTCATGCTTTCCGGCGTCGATTTTCCCAGGGCATTGACATACTCATAGTTTTCCGCCGCCCGCATCGGCTGTTTCAGACCGAGATAGGCATTGGCCTGCAGCAGCCAGAAGTCGGCATTGTCGGGCTTGGTTTTTATCAGGGTGTTGCAAAGACTCACAGCATCGCCGAACTTCTGCTGTTTAAAGAAACTGCGGGCCAGACCCAGCTGCCAGTCGATGGTTTCCGGATCGAGCAGAATCGCCTGGCGATAAGCCGATTCCGCGCAGAGATGATTTCCGGTGGAACCATAGGCAAACCCCAGCAGTCCATAAGCAATCGCGGTATGCCCGCCCAGTTCGATGGTTTTCGTGAGATAAGGCAGAGCCTTTTCAAAATCTCCGTTGCGCACATGAATCAGGCCGGCATTCTTATACGCCCGCCGGAAGTTTGGAAACTGCGCAATGGCCCGGTCATAATACGTCAGTGCTTCATCGAGCCTGTCCTGCTGGAAATAGATGTTCGCCAGCGTGAATTCGAAGGTGGCCGAAGAGGAGTCTTTACAGTTTTTCAACAGCAGCTTCTCCGCCTTTTCCGTATCATCCTCCTCCGACATGGCATCGAGGACTTTCTGCATCTGCTCGTATTCAACGGCGGTCAATTTCGGTTCAATGTCCGTATTCACCCCGTAACTGGCCATAAACTGCTTCTGGAACATTTCTTCATCCCAGATCGAAAGGTCCTGAACCTTCTTCGGCTTTGTGTTGATCATCTTTTCCGGCGGCTTGCGGATATCGGACATATCCGGCAGTGCATTGATAAAATCCTGCATTTCATCGGCAACGGAC from Verrucomicrobia bacterium S94 carries:
- a CDS encoding tetratricopeptide repeat protein, which translates into the protein MKNISKYCKTTGFTALLFCGGMSVADEMQDFINALPDMSDIRKPPEKMINTKPKKVQDLSIWDEEMFQKQFMASYGVNTDIEPKLTAVEYEQMQKVLDAMSEEDDTEKAEKLLLKNCKDSSSATFEFTLANIYFQQDRLDEALTYYDRAIAQFPNFRRAYKNAGLIHVRNGDFEKALPYLTKTIELGGHTAIAYGLLGFAYGSTGNHLCAESAYRQAILLDPETIDWQLGLARSFFKQQKFGDAVSLCNTLIKTKPDNADFWLLQANAYLGLKQPMRAAENYEYVNALGKSTPESMTMLGDIYVNEERWDMAADAYLRAYELNDGAEPEKALRAAKILAARGSLEQSVRILNRVSERKTSLDKDNLKELLKLQARVAVAGGEGGMWWTFWRKWWRSIRSTARPLFCLLSTMAAMCRKKPFSTMNEPQPLKSLKRKPSCTMDSCWWGRRNMPMLFRCCAAPMSSSRVPISKII